From Chaetodon auriga isolate fChaAug3 chromosome 10, fChaAug3.hap1, whole genome shotgun sequence, a single genomic window includes:
- the LOC143327176 gene encoding trypsin-3, with product MDLPYLLLCIVLEVLAANCQEVAQERIVGGYAPVPHSIKYIVSIQTTERQHLCGGSLINKYWVITAAHCDVGVNRMMIVAGDYSLAIYEGTEQEIFPQLLVPHPDYNSTTNNNDIMLIKLRAPVYLNSYVSIALLPRHGASVAEGRVCRVSGWGYTSPSGQIPATLRTVKLPIVSTEKCNSRESFDGKITENMLCAGYSAGGKDACKGDSGGPLVCEGRVYGVVSWGRGCADAQFPGVYTAVSKYRRWIDSTIFNYYSRCKQN from the exons ATGGACCTGCCATATTTATTGCTTTGTATAGTGCTGGAAGTCCTGGCTGCAAACT GTCAGGAGGTGGCACAGGAGCGTATAGTGGGAGGATACGCACCAGTTCCACATTCGATCAAGTACATTGTGTCGATACAGACAACGGAGCGTCAGCACCTCTGCGGGGGCTCCTTGATAAATAAGTACTGGGTaatcacagcagcacactgcGACGTTGG ggtGAACAGAATGATGATCGTGGCGGGGGACTACTCTCTGGCCATCTATGAGGGCACAGAACAAGAAATCTTTCCCCAGCTTTTGGTTCCCCACCCTGACTACAACagcaccaccaacaacaacgACATAATGCTTATTAAG CTGAGGGCCCCGGTCTATCTGAACAGCTACGTGTCCATTGCCCTGCTGCCCCGGCACGGCGCCTCGGTCGCGGAGGGCAGAGTGTGTCGAGTGTCAGGCTGGGGATACACCAGCCCCAGCGGCCAGATCCCCGCCACCCTCCGCACTGTCAAGCTCCCCATCGTCTCcacagaaaaatgcaacagCAGGGAGTCCTTCGACGGCAAGATCACAGAAAACATGCTCTGTGCTGGGTACAGCGCTGGTGGAAAGGACGCCTGTAAG GGCGACTCCGGGGGTCCACTCGTATGTGAGGGCCGGGTCTACGGTGTGGTGTCCTGGGGGAGAGGATGTGCTGATGCCCAGTTTCCTGGAGTGTACACTGCGGTGTCCAAGTATCGTAGGTGGATAGACAGCACCATATTTAACTACTACAGCAGGTGTAAACAGAATTAG
- the LOC143327148 gene encoding trypsin — protein sequence MMSKNMTPLQTSTVLFLLAFSVSATFAARIIGGQEVSPYSIKYQASLQTEKRSHVCGGTLVAAQWVVSAAHCWRPSSLMIVVLSEHSLENAEGFEQVFNVSKIFVHNYSYKTYNNDIMLIKLSRPAKLNAYVQPAALPDDRSPPLFYDVCTVSGWGVTQIYSYYLSPVLRAVDVRIVPYCSYYYWGKITSNMLCAGSRLGGKDSCQGDSGGPLICNGKFEGIVSWGISCANPYFPGVYTKVRNYVNWINWIIINNSP from the exons ATGATGAGTAAAAATATGACTCCTCTGCAAACGTCGACTGTGCTGTTCCTGTTGGCTTTCTCAGTATCAG cgaCGTTTGCAGCGAGGATCATCGGGGGTCAGGAGGTCTCGCCGTACTCCATCAAGTATCAGGCGTCCCTGCAGACTGAGAAGAGGAGTCACGTCTGTGGAGGAACCTTAGTGGCCGCTCAGTGGGTGGTGTCTGCTGCCCACTGCTGGAGACC GAGCAGCCTGATGATAGTGGTGTTGAGTGAACACAGCCTGGAGAACGCAGAAGGCTTTGAACAGGTCTTCAATGTCTCAAAGATATTTGTCCACAACTATAGCTACAAGACATACAACAATGACATCATGCTCATCAAG CTGAGCAGGCCGGCAAAGCTGAATGCCTACGTCCAACCAGCCGCTCTGCCGGATGACAGGTCCCCTCCACTCTTCTATGATGTCTGCACAGTGAGCGGCTGGGGGGTGACACAGATTTACAGTTACTACCTCTCCCCTGTGCTGCGTGCTGTGGACGTCAGAATAGTACCTTACTGCAGTTATTACTACTGGGGGAAGATCACTTCAAACATGCTGTGCGCTGGATCTCGGCTGGGGGGCAAAGACTCCTGCCAG GGTGACTCCGGTGGCCCCCTTATCTGTAACGGCAAGTTTGAGGGCATTGTCTCCTGGGGTATCAGCTGCGCAAACCCGTACTTCCCTGGAGTCTACACCAAAGTGAGGAACTACGTCAACTGGATCAACTGGATTATCATCAATAACTCACCATGA
- the pink1 gene encoding serine/threonine-protein kinase PINK1, mitochondrial — MSVKHAISRGLELGRSVFQLGLLKSGGRVVAKLRAERFRVGPSVRTAQPQAFLPSRYRYYRTSLKGLAAQLQSAGFRRRLAGGSPRNRAVFLAFGLGVGLIEQQLEDDRKSAATCQEIQAVFSKRRFQTSLKPFASGYKLEDYIIGNQIGKGSNAAVYEAAASFAPPKESNNPQVQLKEDDEEKETPRSLTCCSLKTFPLAIKMMWNFGAGSSSEAILKSMSQELVPAGPLAFKQEKEEITLDGHFGVLPKRLSAHPNVIRVYRAFTADVPLLPGAQEEYPDVLPVRLNPAGLGNNRTLFLVMKNYPCTLRQYLEVSTPGRRQGSLMVLQLLEGVDHLCRQGVAHRDLKSDNVLLEFDSDGCPRLVITDFGCCLAQTDSSLQLPFNSMWVSRGGNASLMAPEVTTAVPGRHVVIDYSKADAWAVGAISYEIFGQHNPFYGAVGLESRSYQEKQLPPLPSSVPADVQYLIRLLLRRNPSKRPSARVAANMLHLSLWGWKALANQDSVGMRKMVDWLLCQSAVVLLRGCGGPSGNTVEAELQRSFLSNLDLEDLRTAVGFLLYGREQRQACILSA; from the exons ATGTCTGTGAAACACGCTATCAGCCGCGGGCTCGAGTTGGGCCGGTCGGTCTTTCAGCTGGGTCTCCTCAAATCGGGTGGCCGAGTGGTAGCAAAGCTCCGAGCCGAACGTTTCCGTGTAGGCCCGTCGGTCCGCACCGCTCAGCCTCAGGCTTTCCTGCCGTCTCGGTACCGCTACTACCGCACCTCTCTGAAGGGCCTGGCCGCGCAGCTCCAGTCCGCCGGCTTCAGGAGAAGGCTCGCCGGTGGGTCTCCACGAAACCGGGCCGTGTTTTTGGCTTTCGGTCTCGGCGTGGGACTCATCGAACAACAGCTTGAGGATGACAGGAAGAGCGCCGCCACCTGTCAGGAGATCCAG GCTGTGTTCAGCAAGAGAAGATTCCAGACCTCGCTGAAGCCTTTCGCCTCCGGATATAAACTGGAGGATTACATTATTGGGAATCAGATTGGGAAAGGCTCCAACGCTGCTGTGTACGAGGCCGCCGCTTCGTTTGCCCCCCCGAAGGAGAGTAACAACCCTCAGGTGCAGCTGAAAGAAGATGACGAGGAAAAGGAGACTCCTCGATCTCTGACGTGCTGTTCGCTAAAAACCTTCCCTCTGGCCATCAAGATGATGTGGAACTTTGGG GCGGGGTCATCAAGCGAGGCCATATTGAAATCCATGTCACAGGAGCTGGTGCCTGCGGGTCCTCTGGCCTTCaagcaggaaaaagaggaaatcacTCTGGATGG ACACTTTGGAGTCCTGCCCAAAAGACTGTCCGCACACCCTAATGTGATCAGAGTGTACCGGGCTTTCACAGCAGACGTCCCGTTGCTACCAGGTGCCCAGGAAGAGTATCCAGATGTGCTGCCAGTCAGGCTCAACCCCGCTGGCCTGGGCAACAACCGCACCCTTTTCCTGGTCATGAAAAA CTACCCCTGCACGCTGCGGCAGTACCTGGAGGTGTCCACACCAGGCCGGAGGCAGGGCTCCCTGAtggtgctgcagctcctggagGGGGTCGACCACCTGTGCAGACAGGGCGTCGCTCACAGGGATCTCAAATCTGACAACGTGCTGTTGGAGTTTGACTCTG ACGGCTGCCCTCGTTTAGTGATTACAGACTTTGGCTGCTGCCTGGCCCAGACTGACTCTAGTCTGCAGCTGCCCTTCAACAGCATGTGggtcagcagaggagggaatGCCTCCCTCATGGCCCCTGAG GTGACCACTGCGGTTCCAGGCCGTCATGTGGTGATTGACTACAGCAAGGCGGACGCCTGGGCTGTGGGTGCCATCTCCTATGAGATATTCGGCCAGCATAACCCGTTCTATGGAGCAGTGGGACTGGAGAGCAGGAGCTACCAGGAGAagcagcttcctcctctgccctccagcGTTCCAGCCGATGTGCAGTACTTGATCCGATTGCTCCTCAGGAGGAACCCAAGCAAG CGCCCCAGTGCCCGTGTGGCAGCTAACATGCTGCATCTTAGCCTGTGGGGATGGAAAGCCCTGGCCAACCAGGACAGCGTTGGCATGAGGAAGATGGTTGATTGGCTGCTGTGCCAGTCTGCCGTGGTTCTCCTGAGGGGCTGCGGTGGACCCAGTGGGAACACGGTGGAGGCGGAGCTTCAGAGGAGCTTCCTGTCGAATCTGGACCTGGAGGACCTGCGCACCGCTGTGGGCTTCCTCCTGTATGGGCGGGAGCAGCGTCAGGCCTGCATCCTGTCTGCATAG